Proteins encoded within one genomic window of Paenarthrobacter sp. JL.01a:
- a CDS encoding oxidoreductase: MTTWLITGCSTGLGRALAQAVLAKGDNAVVTARNTDSLQDLATEFPTTALAVALDVTNQSQVDAAVKQAEERFGGVDVLVNNAGYGYRAAVEEGDDADVRALFDTNVFGPVAMIKAVLPGMRSRRSGAIVNISSIGARICPPGSGYYSATKAALEGISGSLQKELAPLGITVTAVEPGGFRTDFAGRSLTQSAAAIDDYAETAGKRRKENDTVHGTQPGDPDKAAQVIISAVEADETPGFLLLGADAVYAYNAVEEAMRAEVERWRERSAATGYTE; this comes from the coding sequence ATGACTACCTGGCTCATCACTGGCTGCTCCACGGGACTTGGCCGCGCACTGGCCCAAGCGGTCCTCGCGAAAGGCGATAACGCCGTCGTCACCGCCCGCAACACCGATTCCCTGCAGGACCTCGCCACGGAATTCCCGACGACGGCACTCGCCGTAGCGCTCGATGTCACCAACCAGTCCCAGGTGGACGCGGCTGTGAAGCAGGCGGAGGAACGTTTCGGCGGCGTCGACGTCCTGGTCAACAACGCCGGCTACGGTTACCGCGCTGCCGTTGAAGAGGGCGACGACGCCGATGTCCGCGCCCTGTTCGACACCAACGTTTTCGGTCCCGTCGCCATGATCAAGGCCGTCCTGCCCGGCATGCGTTCCCGCCGTTCCGGTGCGATCGTGAACATCTCCTCCATCGGGGCCCGGATTTGCCCTCCCGGTTCGGGCTACTACTCGGCCACAAAGGCTGCGCTGGAAGGCATTTCGGGCTCCCTCCAGAAGGAACTGGCACCCCTGGGGATCACCGTGACCGCCGTGGAACCCGGTGGTTTCCGGACCGACTTCGCAGGCCGTTCCCTGACGCAGTCCGCCGCAGCCATCGACGACTACGCCGAAACCGCGGGCAAGCGCCGCAAGGAAAACGACACCGTACACGGCACCCAACCCGGCGACCCGGACAAGGCCGCACAAGTGATCATCAGTGCCGTCGAGGCTGACGAAACACCGGGATTCCTGCTGCTCGGAGCCGACGCCGTTTATGCCTACAACGCCGTGGAGGAAGCCATGCGGGCCGAGGTTGAGCGGTGGCGCGAGCGCAGTGCCGCCACCGGTTACACGGAGTAA
- a CDS encoding glycosyltransferase has translation MTNPESQGIRQLAVVVPAHNEDQHIGNALAALGTAADALQQALPEIQVSITVVLDSCTDHSADITAAYVAGDPRFSAMNVALRSTGASRRLGIRAALESLATLPSQPDSLQALWLANTDADSTVPANWLTRQVELANDGADAILGSVEPDPNDLDPSVLGRWLQLHPFREDHQHIYGANLGVRGSTYLAVGGFPKLRTHEDRVLVERLRGRGFRVVATDTLRVLTSGRTHARAPEGFAAYLRGLGSELPAATG, from the coding sequence ATGACAAACCCGGAATCGCAGGGCATCCGGCAGTTGGCGGTCGTCGTGCCCGCCCACAACGAGGACCAGCACATCGGCAACGCGCTGGCAGCACTTGGAACGGCTGCGGATGCCCTGCAGCAGGCGCTACCGGAGATTCAGGTCAGCATCACCGTTGTCCTGGACAGCTGCACTGACCACTCGGCAGACATCACCGCTGCCTACGTGGCCGGCGATCCCCGATTCAGTGCAATGAACGTTGCGCTGCGCAGTACAGGGGCCAGTCGGCGTCTGGGTATCCGCGCAGCGCTGGAGTCGCTGGCCACACTGCCGTCGCAGCCAGATTCGCTGCAGGCACTTTGGCTCGCGAATACCGACGCCGACTCCACAGTCCCAGCGAACTGGTTGACCCGCCAGGTGGAGCTCGCCAACGACGGCGCCGATGCCATCCTGGGTTCCGTGGAACCTGACCCCAACGACCTGGACCCGTCAGTGTTGGGGCGATGGTTGCAACTGCACCCGTTCCGCGAGGACCACCAGCACATTTACGGCGCGAACCTGGGTGTCCGGGGCTCCACGTACCTGGCCGTCGGCGGCTTTCCCAAACTGCGGACCCACGAGGACCGCGTGCTGGTGGAGCGTCTTCGCGGCCGAGGATTCCGGGTGGTTGCCACCGACACTTTGCGGGTCCTGACATCCGGCCGCACTCACGCCCGCGCCCCTGAGGGCTTCGCGGCCTACCTTCGCGGGCTCGGGAGCGAACTCCCGGCGGCGACTGGCTAG
- a CDS encoding acyl-CoA dehydrogenase family protein codes for MSAPDPQPVRISSVPVQLQALEPLLQQVRDAVGNVPALLSIAKDIGQTAPMPGEGNTAKLWELLSSVTAVDVAAGRVLEPHLDALAILSQSGAETDTAGAWGVFAAEGPGMKLEAKRTANGSFVLSGSKPWCSLAQYLDGAVITAHLPDNGGRAAFAVNLKNPGVAAETPAWTSRGLQEIPSGTVNFDNVPATPVGGDDWYFKRPGFACGGMGVAACWLGGAVAVARDFAAALTKAAANGREPDQIALAALGDIDRTISGVIGYLAQTAERIDAGEAYAVELDAEADPDDATRDNPSPWSDALRVRGTVAAAVERVQTLVTQNLGPGPLAFDEAYGKRMADLSLYIRQHHAMRDDAQLGALTLRGDRSW; via the coding sequence ATGAGCGCACCCGACCCCCAGCCCGTACGCATCAGCTCGGTCCCTGTACAGCTCCAAGCCCTGGAGCCGCTGCTCCAGCAAGTGCGCGATGCCGTGGGCAATGTTCCGGCGTTGCTCAGCATCGCAAAGGACATTGGGCAAACAGCTCCCATGCCCGGTGAAGGCAACACGGCCAAGCTGTGGGAACTCCTCTCCTCAGTGACGGCGGTGGATGTGGCCGCGGGGCGGGTCCTTGAGCCCCACTTGGATGCCCTCGCGATCCTGTCCCAGTCCGGCGCCGAAACCGACACCGCGGGTGCTTGGGGGGTTTTCGCGGCCGAGGGTCCGGGGATGAAACTCGAAGCCAAGCGGACCGCAAACGGCAGCTTCGTTCTCAGCGGCTCCAAACCGTGGTGCTCGCTGGCCCAGTACTTGGACGGCGCCGTGATCACCGCGCACCTTCCGGACAACGGCGGGCGGGCCGCGTTCGCGGTGAACCTGAAGAACCCTGGCGTAGCGGCTGAGACGCCGGCCTGGACAAGCCGCGGCCTGCAGGAAATCCCCAGCGGCACAGTTAACTTCGACAACGTCCCCGCCACCCCCGTCGGCGGCGATGACTGGTACTTCAAGCGCCCCGGATTCGCGTGCGGCGGCATGGGAGTGGCCGCCTGCTGGCTCGGCGGGGCTGTCGCAGTAGCACGGGACTTCGCCGCGGCACTCACGAAAGCCGCAGCCAACGGCCGCGAACCGGACCAGATTGCGTTGGCCGCTTTGGGAGACATCGACCGCACCATCAGCGGAGTCATCGGCTACCTCGCCCAGACAGCCGAACGCATCGACGCCGGCGAGGCGTACGCCGTCGAGCTCGACGCCGAAGCCGATCCCGACGACGCCACCCGGGACAACCCGAGCCCCTGGAGCGACGCCCTGCGTGTCCGCGGAACTGTAGCCGCCGCCGTCGAGCGCGTCCAAACCCTGGTGACGCAGAACCTCGGCCCCGGCCCGCTGGCGTTCGACGAGGCATACGGAAAGCGCATGGCGGACCTGTCCCTGTACATCCGGCAGCATCACGCCATGCGCGACGATGCCCAGCTGGGCGCCTTGACGCTGAGAGGGGACCGCAGTTGGTGA
- a CDS encoding bifunctional PIG-L family deacetylase/class I SAM-dependent methyltransferase — protein MVTFTHADAGTSEADWARSGVAALPELPLDQDELAGMTFVVLAAHPDDETLGAGGLVAKLHAAGADIRFLLCTAGEASHPESPTTTAEQLAAVRLTEFGTAVSGLAPSADWRFLELPDGQLAANADRISAVLREVIELSLRPAENVTIVAPYRSDGHTDHDTLGSTAAEVASTGGYGLLEYPIWYWLWAGPDDGTWRNWVRVPLSAAERDAKAKAMSTHASQTEPLSAEPGDETLLSSTFLEHFGRPWETFAWQPSTVGTNSAKDAERIFDEVHSREEDPWSYTTSWYERRKRALTLAALPRESYESGLELGCSIGTLSQELAERCESFLGVDASSKALEEARKQFSGHSSAAFRHLTVPREWPEGTFDLVVLSETGYYLSPEELNELLARIQASTRPGGTLLLCHWRHPISGWRLDAEAVHAMARTTLQWPTHGIYREKDFILEVLLAPDTAT, from the coding sequence TTGGTGACCTTCACGCACGCCGATGCCGGCACGTCCGAGGCCGATTGGGCTCGCAGCGGCGTCGCCGCCCTTCCTGAACTCCCCCTGGACCAGGATGAACTCGCGGGCATGACGTTCGTTGTGCTCGCCGCGCATCCGGACGACGAAACCCTCGGCGCCGGCGGCCTCGTCGCCAAACTGCACGCGGCGGGCGCGGACATCAGGTTCCTGCTTTGCACTGCCGGAGAGGCGTCCCACCCGGAATCGCCCACGACGACGGCGGAGCAGCTTGCCGCTGTCAGGCTCACAGAGTTCGGCACGGCTGTGTCCGGGCTGGCTCCCAGCGCGGATTGGCGGTTTTTGGAACTGCCGGACGGACAACTGGCAGCCAATGCGGACCGGATCTCGGCCGTGTTGCGGGAGGTCATCGAGCTCTCATTGCGGCCGGCGGAAAACGTGACGATAGTGGCCCCTTACCGCTCCGACGGCCACACCGACCACGACACCCTTGGCTCGACAGCTGCGGAGGTTGCCAGCACCGGAGGCTACGGCCTGCTCGAGTACCCCATCTGGTACTGGCTGTGGGCGGGACCGGACGATGGAACGTGGCGGAACTGGGTCCGGGTACCCCTCTCGGCTGCGGAACGGGACGCGAAGGCCAAGGCCATGAGCACCCACGCCTCCCAAACGGAGCCCCTGTCCGCAGAGCCCGGCGATGAGACCCTGCTTTCAAGCACCTTCCTGGAACACTTCGGCAGGCCGTGGGAGACCTTTGCCTGGCAGCCATCGACGGTGGGCACCAACAGCGCCAAGGACGCGGAACGGATCTTCGATGAAGTCCATTCGAGGGAGGAGGACCCCTGGAGCTACACCACCAGCTGGTACGAACGCCGGAAACGGGCACTGACCCTGGCCGCGCTGCCTCGGGAATCCTATGAATCAGGCTTGGAACTGGGCTGTTCCATCGGCACGCTGAGCCAGGAGCTCGCTGAGCGCTGCGAGTCATTCCTCGGCGTGGATGCCAGCAGCAAGGCCTTGGAGGAAGCCCGGAAACAATTCTCCGGACACTCTTCGGCCGCGTTTCGCCATCTCACTGTGCCTCGCGAATGGCCTGAAGGTACCTTCGACCTGGTGGTGTTGTCCGAGACCGGCTACTACCTCTCACCGGAAGAACTCAACGAACTCCTTGCACGGATCCAAGCCTCCACCCGTCCCGGAGGCACGCTGCTTCTGTGCCATTGGCGGCACCCGATCTCCGGCTGGCGGCTCGACGCGGAAGCGGTGCATGCGATGGCCCGGACCACGCTTCAGTGGCCAACACATGGGATTTACCGGGAGAAAGACTTCATCCTGGAGGTTCTCCTCGCCCCGGACACCGCGACATGA
- a CDS encoding NUDIX domain-containing protein: MSIRSAGIILYRRNSAEELELWIAHMGGPFWARKDQHAWSIPKGEFSDDEDALAAARREFTEEIGTPPPPAEYVLLGTFRQPSGKLITAFAAEANDFQPEEIVSNTFPMEWPKGSGAIKEFPEIDDAKWFGEAVARTKLVKGQLPIVDALVQRLTGAG, from the coding sequence ATCAGTATCCGCAGCGCAGGCATCATCCTTTACCGGCGAAACAGCGCCGAAGAATTGGAGCTCTGGATAGCCCATATGGGAGGGCCTTTTTGGGCCCGGAAGGACCAGCATGCCTGGTCAATTCCCAAAGGTGAATTTTCCGACGACGAAGACGCGCTGGCTGCCGCACGCCGCGAATTCACCGAAGAAATCGGCACTCCTCCCCCACCGGCTGAGTACGTTTTGCTCGGTACATTCCGGCAGCCCTCCGGCAAACTCATCACTGCGTTCGCGGCTGAAGCCAATGATTTTCAGCCCGAGGAGATTGTCAGCAACACCTTTCCCATGGAATGGCCCAAAGGCTCCGGCGCCATCAAGGAATTCCCGGAGATCGACGATGCCAAATGGTTTGGAGAAGCCGTGGCCAGGACCAAGCTCGTCAAAGGGCAACTGCCGATCGTGGATGCCTTGGTCCAGCGCCTCACCGGGGCGGGCTAG
- a CDS encoding glycosyltransferase: MLTDNKVHTDAPDPAVAPRGSHRAAGGVVTVLVPAHNESAGITETLVSLNNQTHRPDRVIVVADNCTDDTEELALAQGAEVIRTVGNKDKKAGALNFALSRLLPDADPEDLILVQDADSQLALDFIENATANLLRDELLGAVGGVFRGGPGGGFVGHLQRNEYARYARDVKRLHGKCLVVTGTAALFRVKTLRDVAAARLKGTLPPGNGNGGIYDTSVLTEDNELSFALLTLGYRIASPANCTLVTEVMPTWRELWAQRLRWKRGAVENCVQYGWTKVTRPYWGRQFLSMIGVVVTLAYFGSILFALISGMGLNLQPFWIAVTGIFILERVVTVRFRGWRYMLLAATMYETVIDVFLQAVHAKAYLDAAFNRKKVW, encoded by the coding sequence ATGCTCACCGACAACAAAGTCCACACGGATGCGCCGGACCCGGCCGTGGCACCGCGCGGATCCCACCGAGCCGCCGGCGGGGTAGTCACCGTGCTGGTCCCGGCCCACAACGAGTCCGCCGGCATCACCGAAACCCTCGTTTCCCTGAACAACCAGACCCATAGGCCTGACCGCGTGATCGTGGTGGCCGACAACTGCACGGACGACACCGAAGAACTCGCTTTGGCGCAGGGCGCAGAGGTCATCCGCACCGTGGGGAACAAGGACAAGAAGGCCGGGGCACTGAACTTCGCCCTCAGCCGGCTCCTACCCGATGCCGATCCCGAAGACCTGATCCTGGTCCAGGATGCCGACTCACAGCTGGCCTTGGATTTCATTGAGAACGCCACTGCAAACCTCCTGAGGGACGAGCTGCTCGGCGCAGTGGGCGGGGTCTTCCGGGGAGGTCCCGGTGGCGGTTTCGTCGGCCATCTCCAGCGCAATGAATACGCCCGCTACGCCCGCGATGTGAAGCGCTTGCACGGCAAGTGCCTGGTGGTGACCGGCACGGCTGCGCTATTCCGCGTCAAGACCCTTCGCGACGTCGCCGCCGCCCGCCTCAAAGGCACCCTCCCACCCGGTAACGGCAACGGCGGCATCTACGACACGTCCGTCCTTACCGAGGACAACGAACTCTCCTTCGCCCTGCTGACACTGGGCTACCGCATAGCTTCTCCGGCCAACTGCACTTTGGTCACGGAGGTCATGCCCACGTGGCGCGAATTGTGGGCACAACGGCTCCGGTGGAAGCGGGGCGCGGTGGAGAACTGCGTGCAATACGGGTGGACCAAAGTGACCAGGCCCTACTGGGGCCGCCAGTTCCTTTCCATGATCGGCGTCGTAGTGACGCTGGCCTACTTTGGTTCCATCCTCTTCGCGCTTATTTCAGGAATGGGCCTGAACCTTCAGCCCTTCTGGATTGCAGTCACCGGCATCTTCATCCTCGAACGCGTCGTCACCGTGCGGTTCCGGGGCTGGAGGTACATGCTGCTGGCCGCAACCATGTACGAAACCGTTATCGATGTCTTCCTCCAGGCTGTCCATGCCAAGGCGTACCTGGATGCAGCATTCAACCGTAAGAAAGTTTGGTAG
- a CDS encoding adenylate kinase gives MARIIIMGPPGSGKGTQAVHIAKHFGVPAISTGDLFRAHARERTGLGLEAGAYMDRGEFVPDHVTTNMLKQRLEEVDAANGFLLDGYPRTVMQIGALDELLAMRGQALGVVLALTVPDEELVARMLLRAKEQGRRDDTGDVIQRRLELYRDETQAVLSAYAQRGILLTIEGSGERENITAAAIAAVEKALAS, from the coding sequence ATGGCGCGAATCATCATCATGGGCCCTCCGGGTTCCGGCAAAGGCACCCAGGCGGTCCACATCGCCAAGCATTTCGGCGTCCCGGCCATCTCAACGGGGGACCTGTTCCGCGCCCACGCCCGGGAGAGGACCGGACTCGGTTTGGAAGCGGGCGCCTACATGGACCGCGGGGAGTTCGTGCCGGACCACGTCACCACCAACATGCTCAAACAGCGGCTCGAGGAAGTCGACGCGGCCAATGGCTTCCTGCTGGATGGCTATCCCCGGACGGTGATGCAGATCGGGGCCTTGGACGAGTTGCTGGCCATGAGGGGACAGGCTCTGGGAGTCGTCCTTGCGCTCACAGTTCCGGATGAAGAATTGGTTGCCCGTATGCTGCTGCGTGCCAAGGAACAGGGCCGCCGCGATGACACGGGAGATGTCATCCAACGGCGCTTGGAACTGTATCGGGATGAGACACAGGCAGTGCTGTCGGCTTACGCGCAGCGGGGGATTTTGCTCACGATTGAGGGATCGGGCGAGCGTGAAAACATCACGGCTGCCGCCATTGCCGCCGTCGAAAAGGCGTTGGCGTCCTAG
- a CDS encoding SulP family inorganic anion transporter: MPQSNESATIPADSHSPPGQGTGRPSPKKPSTGKPSFLSNLGADLPASLVVFLVALPLSLGIAAASGAPIMAGLIAAAVGGIVAGSLGGSPLQVSGPAAGLTVVVAGLVAEFGWQVTCAITVGAGVVQLLMGVSRIGRAALAVSPVVVKAMLAGIGITIILQQLHVLLGGQAAGSAVENLTALPAAVTNVELHSALLGLAVVAILLSWKFLPATVRKVPGPLAAVVAVTALSVAVAPGVERISFNGSIFDAVALPSLPDGNWRAAAMAVITVALIASIESLLSAVAVDKMHGGIRTNLNRELVGQGSANMVSGMLGGLPVTGVIVRSATNVEAGAKSRTSAILHGVWVLVFSALFAGLIQLIPLSVLAGLLLVIGAKLIKVADIRTSLRTGDLLVYAVTVVCVVVLNLLEGVIIGLALAALCVLWRVLRAQIQAHAPAGTGLPWRVTIAGSCSFFALPRLNRVLHSVPEGQDAVVELNADYLDHAFRESLVAWEKQQANSGATVVVEEHGTTAFSDAEDNTPQRQEPREFPLPPRTSWQVADAADQRNDDGDPHPPLRSILLGIDKYHRRHADKVRPLVQDLTEGQNPDTLFVACVDSRVNPNLITSSGPGDLLTLRNIGNVVCSDDHDASIDSTLSFAVKALSVDSIVVCGHSNCGAMKAVIADAEGSDAGLGRGFDTWLEHARPSYQALLAGHPVARAAEAEGFSRLDQLSMVNVAIQLGKLSEHPVTGPALASGQVQATGLFYDICTARVVLVTPEGIEQLDPSMAVR; the protein is encoded by the coding sequence ATGCCTCAATCCAACGAATCCGCCACCATCCCCGCCGACTCCCACAGCCCGCCGGGCCAAGGAACCGGCCGGCCCAGCCCCAAGAAGCCCAGCACCGGAAAGCCCAGCTTCCTCAGCAACCTCGGCGCCGACCTCCCCGCATCGTTGGTGGTCTTCCTCGTAGCCCTCCCGCTCTCCCTGGGTATCGCCGCCGCCTCCGGAGCGCCCATCATGGCCGGCCTTATCGCCGCGGCCGTGGGCGGAATTGTCGCCGGCAGCCTTGGCGGCTCCCCACTGCAGGTGAGCGGCCCAGCCGCGGGTCTGACCGTCGTCGTTGCCGGTCTGGTTGCCGAGTTCGGCTGGCAGGTGACGTGCGCCATCACGGTCGGTGCCGGCGTCGTACAGTTGCTCATGGGTGTCAGCCGTATCGGCCGGGCCGCGCTGGCAGTGTCGCCGGTGGTGGTCAAGGCCATGCTCGCGGGCATCGGAATCACCATCATTTTGCAGCAACTCCATGTGCTGCTCGGCGGGCAAGCCGCAGGGTCCGCCGTCGAAAACCTCACCGCGCTTCCCGCCGCCGTCACCAACGTCGAGCTGCACTCGGCGCTGCTGGGGCTGGCCGTCGTCGCGATCCTGCTGTCCTGGAAGTTCCTTCCCGCCACGGTGCGAAAAGTGCCAGGGCCGCTTGCCGCCGTCGTTGCCGTCACGGCGCTGTCCGTTGCGGTGGCGCCAGGCGTGGAGCGGATCAGCTTCAACGGTTCGATTTTCGACGCCGTCGCCCTCCCCAGCCTGCCCGACGGCAACTGGCGCGCCGCCGCCATGGCCGTCATCACCGTGGCGCTGATTGCCAGCATCGAGTCCCTGCTCTCCGCCGTCGCCGTCGACAAGATGCATGGCGGGATCCGGACAAACCTCAACCGCGAACTCGTCGGCCAAGGCTCGGCGAACATGGTCTCCGGCATGCTCGGGGGCCTGCCGGTGACCGGTGTGATTGTCCGCAGCGCCACCAACGTCGAGGCCGGTGCAAAGAGCCGGACGTCCGCCATCTTGCACGGCGTGTGGGTGCTGGTGTTTTCCGCGTTGTTCGCCGGGCTTATCCAGCTGATTCCGCTGTCCGTGCTGGCCGGTTTGCTGTTGGTGATCGGCGCGAAGCTCATCAAGGTGGCGGATATCCGCACCAGTCTTCGCACCGGTGATCTGCTGGTCTATGCCGTCACCGTGGTCTGCGTCGTGGTCCTGAATCTGCTGGAGGGGGTCATTATTGGCTTGGCCCTGGCCGCGCTGTGCGTGCTGTGGCGGGTACTCCGTGCGCAGATCCAGGCGCACGCCCCAGCCGGGACTGGCCTGCCGTGGCGGGTGACCATCGCCGGCTCGTGCAGCTTCTTCGCGCTGCCCCGGCTCAACCGTGTCCTGCACTCGGTGCCCGAAGGCCAGGACGCCGTAGTGGAACTCAACGCCGATTACCTCGACCACGCTTTCCGCGAATCCTTGGTGGCATGGGAGAAGCAGCAGGCGAACAGCGGCGCCACCGTGGTGGTGGAAGAGCACGGCACCACCGCCTTCAGCGATGCCGAGGACAACACACCGCAGCGCCAGGAACCGCGCGAGTTTCCGCTTCCGCCGCGCACGTCGTGGCAGGTTGCCGACGCCGCAGACCAGAGGAACGACGACGGCGATCCTCACCCGCCGCTGCGGTCCATCCTCCTGGGCATCGACAAGTACCATCGCCGCCACGCAGACAAGGTCCGGCCCCTGGTACAGGACCTCACCGAGGGGCAGAATCCTGACACCTTGTTCGTGGCCTGCGTTGATTCGCGGGTTAATCCAAACCTGATTACCAGCAGTGGCCCCGGCGATCTCCTGACGCTCCGCAATATTGGCAACGTGGTGTGCAGCGACGACCACGACGCCTCGATCGACTCCACGCTGTCCTTTGCGGTCAAGGCCTTGTCCGTGGACTCGATCGTTGTGTGTGGCCACTCCAACTGCGGTGCCATGAAAGCCGTCATCGCTGATGCCGAAGGCTCGGATGCTGGATTGGGACGCGGCTTTGACACCTGGCTCGAACATGCAAGGCCCAGCTACCAGGCACTCCTGGCGGGCCATCCCGTGGCGCGCGCCGCCGAAGCCGAGGGATTCAGCCGCCTGGATCAGCTGAGCATGGTGAACGTGGCCATCCAGCTGGGCAAGTTGTCCGAGCATCCCGTCACTGGACCCGCATTGGCTTCAGGGCAGGTGCAGGCAACGGGGCTGTTCTACGACATCTGCACGGCCCGGGTGGTCCTGGTAACGCCCGAGGGAATCGAGCAGTTGGACCCGAGCATGGCCGTCCGCTAA
- a CDS encoding amino acid transporter — protein sequence MTTLSRPPADPSAQGPKGWTSFRIWLLFGLQDNKGRHPGPGGVSAAHEKKHHWWQVMCLTGVDYFSTLGYQPAIAALAAGVISPLATIVLVAVTLLGALPVYRRVAGESPRGEGSIAMLERLLPRWGGKLLVLVLLGFAATDFMITMTLSAADATAHLIQNPVMPGWLQGQNVLVTLFLLALLAAVFLRGFKEAIGVAVVLVVLYLGLNVVVVATTVVEVLTHPTAVGNWWQLLWTSHGNPIMAIAIACIVFPKLALGLSGFETGVAVMPQVQGDPEDTEAKPTGRIRGTRRMLTTAALIMSSFLITSSFTTVVLIPEHEFETGGQANGRALAYLAHEYLGLGFGTVYDVSTIAILWFAGASAMAGLLNLVPRYLPRYGMAPDWAKAVRPLVLVFTLVGFFITVVFNADVDAQGGAYATGVLVLMTSAAVAVTLSSRRRRQRKRTIAFGAIATVFVYTTVANVVERPEGIRIAAVFIAGIIGISLLSRVRRSFELHATHVHMDRNALEFILDDDSGPIRLIAHEPRRLTVEAYREKLVSAIEVSHLPLNYHGMFLEVVLDDTSDFETELYVKGIERHGYRILEVHGPVVANTIASVLLHIRDVTGLMPHIYFRWTEGNPITNLLRFLFLGEGEIAPVTREVLREAEPDVSRRPWVHVG from the coding sequence ATGACCACGTTAAGCAGGCCCCCGGCAGACCCGTCAGCGCAGGGGCCCAAGGGCTGGACATCGTTCCGGATCTGGCTCCTGTTCGGCCTGCAGGACAACAAAGGGCGACACCCCGGGCCAGGCGGCGTCAGCGCGGCCCATGAAAAGAAGCACCACTGGTGGCAGGTCATGTGCCTGACGGGCGTGGACTACTTCTCCACATTGGGTTACCAGCCGGCCATAGCCGCGCTTGCTGCCGGGGTGATCTCGCCGTTGGCCACCATCGTCCTTGTTGCCGTGACCCTGCTCGGTGCACTGCCTGTGTACCGGAGGGTAGCCGGCGAGAGCCCCCGGGGCGAGGGTTCCATTGCCATGCTGGAGCGGCTGCTCCCCCGCTGGGGCGGCAAGCTCCTGGTCCTGGTGCTCCTGGGCTTCGCAGCCACGGATTTCATGATCACCATGACCCTGTCCGCTGCCGACGCCACAGCCCACCTCATCCAAAACCCGGTCATGCCCGGCTGGTTGCAAGGCCAGAACGTGCTGGTGACCTTGTTCCTCTTGGCTCTCCTGGCGGCGGTGTTCCTGCGCGGGTTCAAGGAAGCGATCGGTGTCGCCGTTGTCCTGGTGGTCCTCTACCTCGGGCTGAACGTGGTGGTCGTCGCCACCACGGTGGTGGAAGTGCTCACCCATCCCACCGCGGTGGGGAATTGGTGGCAGCTGCTGTGGACCTCTCACGGCAACCCGATCATGGCCATAGCGATCGCGTGCATAGTTTTCCCCAAGCTCGCGCTGGGCCTGTCCGGCTTCGAAACCGGCGTTGCCGTGATGCCGCAGGTCCAAGGCGATCCGGAAGACACCGAGGCCAAGCCCACGGGCCGCATCCGGGGTACGCGGCGGATGCTGACCACAGCGGCCTTGATCATGAGTTCCTTCCTCATCACGTCCAGCTTCACCACGGTGGTCCTGATCCCCGAACACGAGTTCGAAACGGGTGGCCAGGCAAACGGCCGCGCCCTGGCCTACCTGGCCCACGAGTACTTGGGCCTCGGCTTCGGGACCGTGTACGACGTCAGCACAATCGCCATCCTGTGGTTCGCCGGGGCCTCCGCCATGGCCGGCCTGCTCAACCTCGTCCCGCGCTACCTCCCCCGCTACGGCATGGCCCCCGACTGGGCCAAGGCAGTCAGGCCACTGGTTCTCGTTTTCACGCTGGTTGGGTTCTTCATCACCGTGGTCTTCAACGCCGACGTCGACGCCCAGGGCGGTGCGTACGCCACCGGCGTCCTGGTGCTCATGACGTCAGCTGCCGTGGCCGTCACGCTGTCCAGCCGCCGTCGTCGTCAACGCAAGCGCACTATCGCGTTCGGTGCGATAGCGACGGTCTTCGTTTACACCACAGTGGCGAACGTCGTCGAGCGCCCGGAAGGCATCCGGATCGCGGCAGTCTTCATCGCGGGAATCATCGGCATTTCCCTGCTGTCCCGGGTGCGGAGGTCCTTTGAGTTGCACGCCACGCATGTCCACATGGACCGCAACGCCCTCGAGTTCATCCTCGACGACGACTCCGGTCCCATCCGACTCATCGCCCATGAACCCCGCAGGCTCACGGTCGAGGCGTACCGGGAGAAGCTGGTCTCGGCCATCGAGGTCAGCCACCTCCCCCTCAACTATCACGGCATGTTCCTGGAAGTGGTGCTGGACGACACGTCCGATTTCGAGACAGAGCTCTACGTCAAGGGCATCGAACGCCACGGCTACCGGATCCTGGAGGTCCACGGTCCCGTGGTGGCGAACACCATTGCCTCCGTGCTGCTCCATATCCGCGATGTCACAGGCCTGATGCCCCACATCTATTTCCGCTGGACCGAAGGCAACCCGATCACCAACCTGCTGCGTTTCCTGTTCCTGGGCGAGGGCGAGATCGCCCCTGTCACCCGTGAAGTCCTGCGGGAAGCAGAACCGGACGTGAGCCGGCGGCCGTGGGTCCATGTGGGTTGA